From Halomarina ordinaria:
CTTCTGGCGCCTGCGCCCCTACGGCGACGCGGTCGGCTCCACCGGCGGCATCGCCTCCGGCCCCATCACGTTCATGCGGACGTTCGACCAGATGTGCGAGACCATCGCGCAGGGCGGCACGCGCCGCGGCGCCCAGATGGGCGTCATGCGCGTCTCGCATCCGGACGTCATCGAGTTCATCCACTCGAAGAACAAGGACGTCTCGCTGGCACACTGCCTGCGCCTCAACGACCCCGACGACTACACCTACACCAGCTTCTCCGAGGCGCTCGAGGAGGCCCGGAGCCTCATCGACGAGGACGGGCGCGTCCCCAAGCACCTCCGCAACGCCGTCGAGGGTCACCTCTCGAACTTCAACATCTCGGTGGGCGTCACCGACGGCTTCATGGAGGCCCTGTACAACGACGAGGAGTTCACGTTCACGAACCCCCGCACCGAGAAGCCACACGTCGCCACCGCCGAGACGAAGGAGATGTACAGCCGCTACGGCCTCGGCGAGTACGTCGAACCCGGCGAGGAGTTCTCCATCCCCGCCGATGTCCTCTGGGACCGCATCGTCAGCGGCGCCCACGAGAACGGCGAACCGGGCGTCATCTACCTCGAACGGGTGAACAAGGAGCACTCCTTCGACGTGGAGGCCCACCCGGACCACCGCATCCTCGCGACGAACCCCTGCGGCGAACAGCCGCTCGAGGAGTACGAGGCGTGCAACCTCGGGCACATCAACCTCTCGACGGTCGCCGACCTCGACGCCCCCGACTGGCGCGTCTGGTCGCAGGACCACGAGTTCGACTCGCTGGAGGAGGGCGTCGAGCGGTTCCTCTCCGATGCCATCGACGTCGAGGAGTTCGACCGCCGCATCGACCTCGGGACGCGTTTCCTCGAGAACGTCGTCACGATGTCGGACTTCCCGGTGCCCGAGATCGAGGAGAAGGTCCGCGAGATGCGGAAGATCGGCCTGGGCATCATGGGTCTCGCACAGCTCTACATCCAGCTGGGCATCCGCTACGGGAGCGACGAGGGCAACGAGGTCGCCCGCCAGCTGATGACCCACATCAACCACGAGTCGAAGCGGACCTCCCACGACCTCGCGCTCGAACGCGGGTCGTTCGAGGACTGGGACGACTCGAAGTACGCGGCCCCCACCGAGTACCGCGAGTGGTTCGAACACCACACGGGCGAGGACGCCGACGAGTGGGCCGACGGCTTCCCCATCCGCAACCACAACACGACGACCATCGCGCCCACCGGCACCACGAGCATGGTCGGCAACACCACCGGGGGCTGCGAACCCATCTACAACGTCGCCTACTACAAGAACGTGAGCGACGACGTGCAGGGCGACGAGATGCTCGTCGAGTTCGACGACTACTTCCTGCGCGTCCTGGAGGACAACGACATCGACGTCGACGAGGTCAAACGCGAGGCCCAGGAGCAGATGGCGACCAACGCCTTCGAGGGTGTCTCCTCGCTCTCGACCGTCCCGGACAGCATCTCCGAGCTGTTCGTCGTCACGGCCGACCTCACCGGGAAGGACCACGCCGCCGTCCAGTGTGCCTGCCAGGCGGGCGTCGATTCGGCCATCTCCAAGACCTGTAACTTCCCCAACAGCGCCTCGAAGGAGGACATGGACGAGGTGTATCGCTACAT
This genomic window contains:
- a CDS encoding adenosylcobalamin-dependent ribonucleoside-diphosphate reductase, with translation MSNADLSADDLTLPIKRTTGETLEARMTGNAYHNILPARYLRKDANGDLTETQEDLFTRVAKNIALAEAVFEAERRDVDVTVTPDQLKPNHPRRDELAAEVFGAGTTADGEAETTLSEYNVSKFAYDTVVPDLPDGIRAHVEEKADEFEELMSMLSFVPNSPTLMNAGDELQQLSACFVDSPDDDLTDIHQTAKEAAEVFQSGGGMGYAFWRLRPYGDAVGSTGGIASGPITFMRTFDQMCETIAQGGTRRGAQMGVMRVSHPDVIEFIHSKNKDVSLAHCLRLNDPDDYTYTSFSEALEEARSLIDEDGRVPKHLRNAVEGHLSNFNISVGVTDGFMEALYNDEEFTFTNPRTEKPHVATAETKEMYSRYGLGEYVEPGEEFSIPADVLWDRIVSGAHENGEPGVIYLERVNKEHSFDVEAHPDHRILATNPCGEQPLEEYEACNLGHINLSTVADLDAPDWRVWSQDHEFDSLEEGVERFLSDAIDVEEFDRRIDLGTRFLENVVTMSDFPVPEIEEKVREMRKIGLGIMGLAQLYIQLGIRYGSDEGNEVARQLMTHINHESKRTSHDLALERGSFEDWDDSKYAAPTEYREWFEHHTGEDADEWADGFPIRNHNTTTIAPTGTTSMVGNTTGGCEPIYNVAYYKNVSDDVQGDEMLVEFDDYFLRVLEDNDIDVDEVKREAQEQMATNAFEGVSSLSTVPDSISELFVVTADLTGKDHAAVQCACQAGVDSAISKTCNFPNSASKEDMDEVYRYIYDHGGKGVTVYRDGTRSKQVLTTRADNAEFADMDEDEAAAVLVERIEDAFGNLDGFLETEEARAAFGGGLDDLADTVGTTGEKRPRPDVLYGVTQRIDTGYGKLYVNINEDEYGEPFELFANIGNSGGFTASFTEALAKTISTALRCGVDPEELAAELKGIRSPKVAWDKGEQVNSIPDAIGTAMRRYLDDEIERPYPRQQNLSELGDEPRTETETDPNREAPAADADVDVEPETDGGAAADDATQSLIDAGESPECPDCGSMTLYYSEGCKTCESCGWSEC